ACCTGACCTAATGAATGACATGAGAAAACAGGCCGAGCGTTTCGGTGCCATATCAGTTATGGCCGAGATCTCAGCAGTGGATTTCTCCTCTAGACCTTTTAAAATCACCGCAGGTGATAGAGTGCTTGAAGCCGACACATTTATTATATCATCAGGCGCTTCAGCAAAAATGCTTGGGATTGATTCCGAGAAAGAGCTTTTAGGCTACGGTGTGTCCACATGTGCAACTTGCGACGGCTTTTTCTTTAAGGACAAAGAGCTGTTAGTTGTCGGCGGCGGAGACAGCGCTGTTGAAGAGGCTATATTCTTAACAAAATTTGCCAGCAAGGTAAGCATTGTTCATAGACGTGACAAGCTTAGAGCGTCTAAAATTATCCAGGACCGAGCTTTTAAAAATGAAAAATTAGATTTTATATGGGACTCAGAGGTAGAAGAGATTCTTGGT
This window of the Thermodesulfobacteriota bacterium genome carries:
- a CDS encoding FAD-dependent oxidoreductase gives rise to the protein PDLMNDMRKQAERFGAISVMAEISAVDFSSRPFKITAGDRVLEADTFIISSGASAKMLGIDSEKELLGYGVSTCATCDGFFFKDKELLVVGGGDSAVEEAIFLTKFASKVSIVHRRDKLRASKIIQDRAFKNEKLDFIWDSEVEEILGTKDGGVSGAKLKNTSTGEITEKEAQGVFVAIGHNPNTELFKGQLDMDETGYLITKSGSTQTNIPGVYAAGDVQDNVYRQAITAAGTGCMAAIDAERYLEELGD